A genomic segment from Pseudoalteromonas aliena SW19 encodes:
- the iscA gene encoding iron-sulfur cluster assembly protein IscA, whose amino-acid sequence MAVTLTDAAANRVQSFLANRGKGLGLRVGIKTTGCSGLAYVLEFVDDLNEDDETFAAKGVTLIVDAKSLVYIDGTELDYTKEGLNEGFKFRNPNQADECGCGESFTV is encoded by the coding sequence ATGGCAGTGACATTGACAGATGCGGCAGCAAACCGCGTACAATCATTTTTAGCAAACCGCGGTAAAGGTTTAGGCCTGCGCGTTGGCATTAAAACGACGGGCTGTTCAGGTCTTGCTTATGTACTTGAGTTTGTTGACGATTTAAACGAAGACGATGAAACTTTTGCGGCTAAAGGTGTCACATTAATTGTTGACGCTAAAAGCTTAGTTTACATCGATGGCACAGAGCTCGACTACACTAAAGAAGGCTTAAATGAAGGGTTTAAATTTAGAAATCCTAACCAAGCAGATGAGTGTGGTTGTGGCGAAAGCTTTACCGTTTAA
- a CDS encoding mechanosensitive ion channel family protein produces MDSVLNWLNENSGLVLHYGIQAVVALVIFLLGSRIAKLCARLTEKAFDKKKVDKAVGSFVSSIVYTLVFAVTILMALSQIGIETTSFIAILGAAGLAVGLALQGSLSNFASGVLIILLRPFKSGDYVEAGGKAGTIKKIEIFSTEMRTPDNKVIIMPNSQIMSGAITNFSRESTRRIDLVIGVGYDADLRQAKEVLKSVLDAEARLLKDPAYTVAVSELGDSSVNFIVRPWVNSADYWPTYWSLMENIKIALDEADITIPFPQMDVHLHKQD; encoded by the coding sequence ATGGATTCAGTACTTAATTGGCTTAACGAAAACTCAGGGCTAGTATTGCATTATGGCATTCAAGCTGTTGTTGCGCTTGTTATCTTTTTGCTTGGTAGCCGTATCGCTAAGCTTTGTGCTCGTTTAACTGAAAAAGCGTTCGACAAAAAGAAAGTCGACAAAGCGGTTGGATCATTTGTTTCAAGTATTGTGTACACACTTGTATTTGCTGTCACTATTTTAATGGCACTTTCGCAAATTGGTATCGAAACCACATCGTTCATTGCTATTTTAGGTGCCGCTGGTTTAGCTGTTGGTTTGGCATTACAGGGCTCGCTCTCTAATTTTGCATCTGGGGTTCTTATTATTTTACTTCGTCCGTTTAAATCGGGTGATTATGTAGAAGCAGGCGGAAAAGCCGGAACAATCAAAAAAATCGAAATATTTTCAACTGAAATGCGTACCCCAGATAATAAAGTTATTATCATGCCAAATTCGCAAATAATGTCGGGCGCAATTACTAACTTCTCACGAGAGTCTACTCGTCGTATTGATTTAGTCATTGGTGTTGGTTACGACGCTGATTTACGCCAAGCAAAAGAAGTATTAAAATCAGTACTCGATGCAGAAGCGCGTCTACTAAAAGACCCTGCTTACACTGTGGCTGTATCTGAGTTAGGTGACTCAAGCGTAAACTTTATTGTTCGTCCTTGGGTTAACTCAGCTGACTATTGGCCTACATATTGGTCTTTAATGGAAAATATTAAAATTGCATTAGATGAAGCCGACATTACAATTCCATTTCCACAAATGGATGTTCATTTACACAAACAAGACTAA
- a CDS encoding SLBB domain-containing protein yields the protein MKLIKLITVLLVFAIVTPSFAQGSGQGVAPTEQQLEQFKKLPKSQQKALAEKYGIDLDSLGFLDASQTLDKENGDKKLSSILPRDLESEDTEELTDEEKFKPKEEEIKPFGYELFSGEPTTFEPSENALVPNTYVVGPGDTFTINLYGKESFNGEVIVDREGRLAIDKLQPVNVAGMQYNEVVELIKQKVEQEMIGVKAFVSMGETRTIRVMVLGEAYKPGAYTIPSLSSITHALFVSGGLSDIGSLRNIQLKRAGKTIQTLDLYDLLIKGDSSNDVILKPGDVVFIPPVGKQVTVSGEVRRPAIFELTGSESMDDLIAMAGGLKAEAYQQKTVIERFTGNSSKTILQLDLTKSTEYKPRNGDIIKVPTSSDELDNAVTLLGAVTYPGNYSWQKGDKISRLFTSIKSDLLPTADYEYALVVREINQKGDIEIYQFSPIEASKQNSKSDIALQPRDIIVIFSRFQTKEDEETALKTLALTKEQLALRDRIKLWDKYEEKQFYEFIDLGGSLEKELAEQLADEESKKITNITDYLNSQEKELKDSDYAVFSREKLLKPIIAKLNQQSTYTSQVKIFGIRGEVRFSGVYPLPANATMKEAVLAAGGLKESTYLEKAEITRYGNENKSALNHVTVNLNKALSSDSKVNFAIQSKDSISIYPIPNWQKDLQVEIVGEVRFPGVYSIRKGEDLTNVLKRAGGFTEFAYPQGSVFTRESIRFQEQQQLNKLSEDLRRDIATKSFNSSVTDSSLSYKDMDSLINDLAKVKAVGRLVVNLTAIEQGKEHLPLQNQDILYIPTKSNSISVVGEVNFATSHIYNPSLSLDDYINRSGGFKQRADEDRIYIIKASGLVEVPNRGSWFASNKADELSPGDTIVIPLDTEHTDTLTLWSTATQILYQTGIAVAAISKL from the coding sequence GTGAAGTTAATTAAATTAATTACGGTATTGCTTGTTTTTGCAATTGTAACACCATCATTTGCGCAAGGAAGTGGTCAGGGGGTTGCACCAACAGAACAGCAACTTGAACAATTTAAAAAACTACCGAAGTCACAGCAAAAAGCGTTAGCTGAAAAATATGGTATAGATTTAGATTCACTTGGCTTTTTAGATGCTAGCCAAACATTAGATAAAGAAAATGGTGATAAAAAATTATCTTCAATATTGCCTCGTGATTTAGAAAGTGAAGACACTGAAGAATTAACCGACGAAGAAAAATTCAAACCTAAAGAAGAAGAAATAAAACCATTCGGTTATGAATTGTTTTCTGGTGAACCAACCACGTTTGAACCATCTGAAAATGCTTTAGTGCCGAATACCTATGTGGTTGGCCCAGGTGATACGTTTACTATTAACTTATATGGTAAAGAGTCATTTAATGGAGAAGTGATAGTTGATCGGGAAGGTCGTCTTGCGATTGATAAACTTCAACCTGTTAATGTTGCTGGCATGCAATATAACGAAGTTGTTGAGCTAATTAAGCAAAAAGTAGAACAAGAAATGATTGGTGTAAAAGCATTCGTTTCTATGGGTGAAACTCGAACCATAAGAGTAATGGTGCTAGGAGAGGCTTACAAGCCAGGCGCTTATACGATTCCTTCATTATCATCAATAACGCATGCCCTATTTGTTAGTGGCGGGCTATCAGACATTGGTTCTTTGCGCAACATTCAGTTAAAGCGTGCGGGGAAAACAATACAAACACTCGATCTATATGACTTACTAATAAAAGGCGATAGTTCAAACGACGTTATTTTAAAGCCAGGTGATGTAGTATTTATACCGCCAGTAGGCAAACAAGTCACGGTTAGTGGTGAAGTACGTCGACCAGCTATTTTTGAGCTAACAGGCTCAGAATCAATGGATGATTTGATCGCGATGGCGGGCGGACTTAAAGCTGAAGCCTATCAACAAAAAACAGTAATTGAACGTTTTACAGGTAATAGCTCCAAAACTATTCTACAGCTTGATCTGACTAAAAGTACTGAATATAAGCCTAGAAATGGCGACATAATAAAAGTACCTACATCAAGCGATGAATTAGATAACGCTGTAACGTTGTTAGGGGCCGTTACTTATCCAGGTAACTATTCTTGGCAAAAAGGGGATAAAATTAGTCGTTTGTTTACCTCGATTAAAAGTGACCTATTACCTACTGCGGATTATGAATACGCACTTGTTGTTCGTGAAATCAATCAAAAAGGTGATATTGAAATATATCAATTTTCACCTATTGAAGCTTCAAAGCAAAATAGTAAAAGTGATATAGCGCTTCAGCCTAGAGATATTATTGTCATTTTTAGCCGGTTTCAAACAAAAGAAGATGAGGAAACAGCGTTAAAAACATTAGCATTAACAAAAGAACAGTTAGCGTTACGTGACCGAATCAAGCTGTGGGATAAATATGAAGAAAAACAATTTTATGAATTTATAGATTTAGGTGGCTCGCTAGAAAAAGAATTAGCAGAGCAATTGGCTGATGAAGAAAGTAAAAAAATCACTAACATTACTGACTACCTTAATAGCCAAGAAAAAGAACTAAAAGACAGTGACTACGCTGTTTTTAGCCGAGAAAAATTATTAAAACCTATTATTGCAAAGCTTAATCAGCAGTCAACGTATACCAGCCAAGTTAAAATATTTGGGATCCGTGGGGAAGTTCGTTTCAGTGGTGTTTATCCATTACCAGCAAATGCAACAATGAAAGAAGCAGTGCTTGCTGCCGGAGGCTTAAAAGAATCAACATACCTTGAAAAAGCAGAAATTACACGTTACGGCAACGAAAATAAAAGTGCATTAAATCATGTAACTGTTAATTTAAACAAAGCACTTTCGAGTGACTCTAAAGTAAATTTTGCTATACAAAGCAAAGACTCAATCAGTATTTACCCAATACCTAACTGGCAAAAAGATCTACAAGTAGAAATTGTCGGTGAAGTACGTTTCCCTGGTGTCTATAGTATTCGCAAAGGTGAAGACCTTACCAATGTATTAAAAAGAGCCGGTGGGTTCACTGAATTCGCTTATCCACAGGGCTCTGTTTTTACTCGTGAATCAATTAGGTTTCAAGAACAACAGCAGTTAAATAAGTTATCTGAAGACTTAAGGCGCGATATTGCAACCAAAAGCTTTAATAGCTCAGTTACAGATTCATCGCTTAGTTATAAAGATATGGATAGCCTGATTAATGATTTAGCGAAGGTAAAAGCGGTAGGTCGTTTAGTTGTAAATTTAACAGCTATCGAACAGGGTAAAGAGCATTTACCACTGCAAAATCAAGATATACTTTACATTCCAACAAAAAGTAACAGTATTAGTGTTGTAGGAGAGGTTAACTTTGCCACGTCGCATATTTACAATCCATCTTTGTCACTTGATGATTACATTAATCGAAGTGGTGGGTTTAAACAACGCGCTGATGAAGATCGTATATACATAATTAAAGCCAGTGGTTTGGTTGAAGTGCCAAACAGGGGTTCATGGTTTGCATCTAATAAAGCAGATGAGTTGAGCCCAGGCGATACCATAGTAATACCACTGGACACAGAGCATACTGATACCCTAACGTTGTGGAGCACCGCAACACAAATCCTTTACCAAACGGGTATAGCGGTGGCTGCTATTAGTAAACTGTAA
- a CDS encoding DUF481 domain-containing protein: MKLKFLSAVVALSVATNAFAEDAVSEQKTWEVTSELGAIITSGNTETTTLKGGIKVQHNLESWNNEYKIDGIYKEDEVESDNGSKEKQRTNEKYSISAQGNYKLNEKHAHLFIYGSHVSDYFGSYRSESVISAGYGLRLLNEKTMWLSAEIGPGYKHFTYPDDSTETDDSGKLLAGESDGEVIALGKLDYNWKISDNARFTQLVAIEYGDTNTKTRSETALLAKINGSLQMKVAYNITNNSDVADDKESTDTETSLTLVYSF; this comes from the coding sequence ATGAAATTAAAGTTTTTATCAGCTGTAGTTGCTTTATCTGTAGCAACTAACGCATTCGCAGAAGACGCAGTATCTGAGCAAAAAACATGGGAAGTTACCAGTGAGCTAGGCGCTATCATCACTAGCGGTAACACCGAAACGACCACACTCAAAGGTGGCATAAAAGTACAGCATAATTTAGAAAGCTGGAACAATGAGTACAAAATCGACGGTATCTACAAAGAAGATGAAGTTGAAAGTGATAACGGCAGCAAAGAAAAACAGCGTACAAATGAAAAGTACTCAATTTCTGCTCAAGGTAATTACAAATTAAATGAAAAACACGCTCACCTATTCATTTATGGTTCACACGTATCAGACTACTTTGGCTCATACAGAAGTGAATCAGTAATTTCTGCAGGTTATGGCCTACGCTTATTAAACGAAAAAACGATGTGGTTGAGCGCTGAGATAGGTCCAGGTTATAAGCATTTCACATACCCTGACGATAGCACAGAAACAGATGATAGCGGCAAGCTACTTGCTGGCGAGTCTGACGGAGAAGTCATTGCGCTTGGTAAGTTAGATTACAACTGGAAAATTTCAGATAATGCACGTTTCACTCAGTTAGTGGCTATCGAATATGGTGATACAAATACTAAAACTCGCTCTGAAACTGCGTTACTTGCAAAAATCAACGGCTCACTACAAATGAAAGTCGCTTACAACATTACAAATAACTCAGACGTTGCCGATGACAAAGAAAGCACAGATACTGAAACATCATTAACACTTGTTTACAGTTTTTAA
- the fdx gene encoding ISC system 2Fe-2S type ferredoxin has translation MPQIVFLPHPELCPDGAAIEAPTGQTVLDAALKNGISIAHACEKSCACTTCHLVIREGFDSLDESDELEDDMLDKAWGLEPESRLGCQAIIRDEDLVVEIPKYNLNIVNEEH, from the coding sequence ATGCCACAAATTGTTTTTCTTCCACATCCTGAATTATGTCCTGACGGCGCGGCTATTGAAGCTCCTACAGGCCAAACGGTACTCGACGCTGCACTTAAAAATGGTATTAGTATTGCGCATGCCTGTGAAAAGTCGTGTGCATGTACTACGTGTCACTTAGTGATTCGCGAAGGATTTGATTCACTTGATGAAAGTGATGAGCTAGAAGATGACATGCTAGATAAAGCATGGGGTTTAGAGCCAGAGTCACGCCTTGGTTGCCAAGCAATTATAAGAGATGAAGATCTAGTAGTTGAAATACCTAAGTACAATCTCAATATCGTTAATGAAGAGCACTAG
- the hscA gene encoding Fe-S protein assembly chaperone HscA, producing MALLQIAEPGQSAAPHEHKLAIGIDLGTTNSLVATVQSGEARTLTDDLGAAMLPSVVRYQAGGITVGAEAAQAATQDPANTLISVKRFLGKTQTEIEQSYGQLPYQFCEHNGALAIETAAGKISPIKASSHILAALKARAEQSFGNQEILGAVITVPAYFDDAQRQSTKDAAELAGINVLRLLNEPTAAAVAYGLDSDQEGIIAVYDLGGGTFDISVLRLHQGVFEVMATGGDSSLGGDDFDSLLVDYFKQQTGVSALSSSVLRLFINKAKACKEALSQYAKVNVGLEFDDQKYTVEVTRETFDELAMPLVKKTLRSCRRAVKDAGIENEDVLQVIMVGGSTRMPLVRSQVQSFFDKEPLTSIDPDRVVALGAALQADVLIGNKPDSDMLLLDVLPLSLGLETMGGLVEKIIPRNTTIPVARAQEFTTFKDGQTAMSLHVLQGERELVDDCRSLAKFSLKGIPPMAAGAAHIRVTFKVDADGLLSVSAMEKSTGVQAEIQVKPSFGLSDDQVANMLKESMSNAKGDMQARMLKEQQVEALRVIEALNASLASDGSLLDDTQLANLRAEIAELVKVRENAQEPNEIKAAIEKVDNASSDFASRRMDASIKKALTGQSVDNI from the coding sequence ATGGCATTATTGCAAATTGCTGAGCCGGGGCAGAGCGCGGCACCACACGAACATAAACTAGCGATTGGTATTGACCTTGGTACAACCAATTCATTGGTAGCAACAGTGCAAAGTGGCGAAGCCCGCACGTTAACTGATGATCTTGGCGCGGCTATGTTACCGTCGGTTGTGCGTTATCAAGCAGGTGGTATTACTGTTGGCGCAGAGGCTGCACAAGCTGCAACGCAAGACCCTGCGAATACACTTATTTCGGTTAAGCGTTTTTTAGGTAAAACTCAGACTGAAATAGAGCAAAGTTATGGCCAATTACCGTATCAGTTCTGTGAACACAATGGTGCGCTAGCAATAGAAACTGCGGCAGGTAAAATCAGTCCAATTAAAGCATCAAGCCACATTTTAGCTGCATTAAAAGCACGTGCCGAACAAAGCTTTGGCAATCAAGAGATTTTAGGTGCTGTGATTACTGTACCAGCGTACTTTGATGACGCGCAGCGCCAAAGTACTAAAGATGCAGCAGAGCTTGCAGGCATTAACGTACTACGTTTATTAAATGAGCCAACAGCAGCAGCCGTTGCTTATGGCTTAGATTCTGACCAAGAAGGTATTATTGCTGTTTACGACTTAGGCGGTGGTACGTTTGATATATCAGTACTTAGACTACATCAAGGTGTATTTGAAGTAATGGCAACGGGCGGCGACTCTAGCCTCGGTGGCGATGACTTTGACTCGCTCCTTGTTGATTACTTTAAACAGCAAACTGGTGTGTCAGCGTTATCATCTTCAGTTTTACGTTTATTCATCAATAAAGCAAAAGCGTGTAAAGAAGCACTTAGCCAATATGCAAAAGTGAATGTAGGTCTTGAGTTTGACGATCAAAAATACACTGTTGAAGTAACGCGCGAAACCTTTGATGAGCTGGCTATGCCATTGGTTAAAAAAACGCTGCGTTCGTGTCGACGTGCTGTAAAAGACGCTGGCATAGAAAACGAAGACGTACTGCAAGTTATTATGGTCGGCGGTTCAACCCGTATGCCACTAGTGCGTAGCCAAGTTCAAAGCTTTTTTGATAAAGAGCCGCTAACCTCTATCGACCCTGATCGCGTTGTCGCCTTAGGCGCTGCACTTCAAGCTGACGTATTAATTGGCAACAAGCCAGATTCTGACATGTTATTGCTTGATGTTTTACCATTGTCGTTAGGCCTTGAAACGATGGGTGGTTTGGTTGAAAAAATTATTCCACGTAATACCACGATTCCGGTAGCTCGCGCACAAGAATTTACAACGTTTAAAGACGGCCAAACAGCCATGTCATTGCATGTGTTGCAAGGCGAGCGTGAGCTTGTTGATGATTGTCGATCACTTGCTAAGTTTAGCTTAAAAGGTATTCCACCAATGGCGGCTGGAGCTGCGCATATTCGTGTTACCTTCAAAGTTGATGCCGATGGTCTATTAAGTGTTTCAGCAATGGAAAAATCAACAGGCGTGCAAGCTGAGATTCAGGTTAAACCGTCGTTTGGTTTATCTGATGACCAAGTAGCTAACATGCTAAAAGAGTCAATGAGCAACGCTAAAGGCGATATGCAAGCACGTATGCTTAAAGAGCAACAAGTAGAAGCACTGCGTGTTATTGAAGCGCTTAATGCATCACTTGCAAGCGATGGATCATTACTAGACGATACGCAACTAGCAAACTTACGCGCTGAAATTGCAGAACTAGTAAAAGTGCGCGAAAATGCACAAGAACCAAACGAAATTAAAGCCGCTATCGAAAAAGTTGATAATGCGAGTAGTGACTTTGCATCGCGCAGAATGGATGCATCAATTAAAAAGGCCCTTACAGGGCAGTCAGTAGACAACATTTAA
- the gspG gene encoding type II secretion system major pseudopilin GspG, with amino-acid sequence MKKSHGFTMMELLVVIVILGLLMSLVAPKFFSKLSSSERKIAAAQMSSFETAIDTYRLDLGKYPTELSKLRQGDEPRWDGPYLPKDIPLDPWGNPYIYKIPGTNGNPYTLKSYGSDGKEGGTDNNADIIHQ; translated from the coding sequence ATGAAAAAAAGTCACGGTTTTACAATGATGGAACTACTCGTCGTTATTGTTATTTTGGGTTTGCTAATGTCGTTAGTAGCACCTAAATTTTTCTCAAAACTAAGTTCATCTGAACGTAAAATTGCTGCAGCGCAAATGTCATCATTTGAAACCGCAATCGATACTTACCGTCTTGATTTAGGTAAATATCCAACAGAGCTATCAAAATTGCGTCAAGGTGATGAGCCTCGTTGGGATGGCCCGTACTTACCAAAAGATATCCCGCTAGACCCTTGGGGTAATCCATATATCTACAAAATACCTGGTACAAACGGTAATCCATACACTTTAAAATCTTATGGTAGTGATGGGAAAGAAGGTGGCACAGACAATAACGCGGATATCATTCATCAATAA
- a CDS encoding NAD-dependent succinate-semialdehyde dehydrogenase, translating into MSNLIFSDSFINGEFYKTDTHFSVNDPATEKSIVDVSDIDERGVSLAISAGQGAFVKLKATNATERSETLMRWYELVIKHKQTLAELMTKEQGKPLKESLGEIDYGAGFIKWFAEEAKRSYGDVIPPTDNTHRLTSFKQPVGVVAGITPWNFPVAMVTRKIAPAYAAGCSFILKPSEHTPLCAIALAYLADQAGFVKGAFNVLVSQDAKTVGKMLTDSEIVRKFTFTGSTGVGKQLLSQCASTIKRTSMELGGNAPFIIFDSAELDEAVEGLMAAKFRNSGQACVAANRIFIQRNILDKVLSKITPKVAALKVANGFEDDVDIGPLIYPKAKEKVQQLVQDALDKGATLIGDNSDLGGSFQNPLIVNNVTTEMDIYHEEVFGPVLTVIPFDEESEVLALANDVPFGLAAYFYSQNIKQIYRISEGLEFGMIGVNEGVISNPVAPFGGVKQSGLGREGGHQGLDEYLEEKYVCIKV; encoded by the coding sequence TTGAGTAATCTTATTTTTTCAGACTCATTTATTAACGGTGAATTTTATAAAACGGACACGCATTTCAGCGTTAACGATCCCGCGACCGAAAAAAGTATTGTTGATGTAAGCGATATTGACGAGCGGGGTGTAAGTTTAGCAATAAGTGCAGGACAGGGGGCTTTTGTTAAGTTAAAAGCCACGAACGCGACCGAGCGAAGTGAAACCCTGATGCGCTGGTATGAGCTAGTTATAAAGCACAAACAAACACTTGCAGAGCTGATGACTAAAGAGCAAGGAAAACCACTCAAAGAATCCCTTGGTGAGATTGATTACGGTGCAGGTTTTATCAAATGGTTTGCCGAAGAGGCTAAACGTAGTTACGGCGATGTAATTCCGCCAACAGACAACACTCATAGGTTAACTAGCTTTAAGCAACCAGTAGGTGTTGTCGCTGGCATAACGCCTTGGAACTTTCCTGTTGCTATGGTTACTCGTAAAATAGCTCCAGCTTACGCTGCGGGCTGTAGTTTTATACTTAAACCCTCTGAACACACGCCACTATGTGCTATTGCACTCGCTTATCTAGCCGATCAAGCTGGTTTTGTAAAAGGTGCATTTAACGTGCTTGTATCGCAAGATGCTAAAACAGTAGGAAAAATGCTGACTGACTCAGAAATTGTTCGCAAATTCACATTTACCGGCTCTACGGGAGTGGGTAAGCAGTTACTATCACAGTGCGCTTCTACCATTAAACGTACATCAATGGAACTTGGCGGTAACGCGCCTTTTATTATTTTTGATAGTGCTGAATTAGATGAAGCCGTTGAAGGATTAATGGCGGCTAAATTTAGAAATAGCGGACAGGCCTGTGTTGCTGCAAACCGTATTTTTATACAGCGTAACATTCTCGACAAAGTACTTTCAAAAATTACACCTAAAGTTGCCGCATTAAAAGTAGCAAATGGTTTTGAAGACGATGTTGACATTGGCCCGCTTATTTATCCCAAAGCAAAAGAGAAAGTACAACAACTAGTGCAAGACGCACTCGATAAAGGCGCTACCCTTATTGGCGATAATAGTGATTTAGGTGGCAGCTTTCAAAACCCATTAATAGTAAATAATGTAACCACTGAGATGGATATTTACCACGAAGAGGTATTTGGCCCAGTATTAACGGTTATTCCTTTTGATGAAGAAAGCGAAGTGCTTGCGCTTGCTAACGATGTACCATTTGGTTTAGCAGCGTATTTTTACAGCCAGAATATTAAGCAAATTTACCGAATAAGTGAAGGGCTTGAATTTGGCATGATCGGTGTAAATGAAGGGGTTATATCAAACCCTGTTGCACCATTTGGTGGTGTAAAGCAATCAGGTTTAGGGCGCGAAGGAGGGCACCAAGGGCTTGATGAATACCTAGAAGAAAAGTACGTGTGCATTAAGGTTTAG
- the wecA gene encoding UDP-N-acetylglucosamine--undecaprenyl-phosphate N-acetylglucosaminephosphotransferase, with protein MIFELMMLVFAFGFSYAVIFAITPLAVKFGLVDTPCNRKQHDGSIPLIGGLSIFLAVFISVIAFYPLTTQVISYLVCAGAIVILGVVDDYRQLGVKIRLCIQVVVALVMIMGSDVYIQNLGDLFSFGDVNLSWLGIIFTIISVIACINAFNMIDGIDGLAGSLSILTLLSVFILMLLSGNYAFAYLPLIIVATVVPYLAFNLGVKGHKNKKIFMGDAGSMFIGLSVIWFLMVSTQASEPAFRPVTALWIIAVPLMDMMAIIIRRTRKGISPFHADRDHLHHIFMRVGFSPRRALSAILFFAIVMSSIGIIGEILQVPEWLMLTLFILVFVFYALALQHCWKVARFLRKKNSKHS; from the coding sequence ATGATATTTGAACTTATGATGCTGGTTTTTGCATTCGGCTTTTCGTATGCCGTTATATTTGCTATTACGCCATTGGCGGTAAAATTTGGTTTAGTTGATACGCCATGCAATCGCAAACAGCATGATGGGTCGATACCGTTAATTGGTGGCTTATCTATTTTTTTGGCGGTATTTATATCAGTTATCGCATTTTACCCACTTACAACACAAGTTATTAGCTACTTGGTATGTGCAGGTGCAATTGTTATTTTGGGAGTAGTCGATGACTACCGCCAGCTTGGTGTAAAAATACGCTTATGTATACAGGTTGTGGTTGCCTTAGTTATGATAATGGGTAGCGATGTCTATATTCAAAACCTGGGTGATCTTTTCTCCTTTGGTGATGTTAATTTAAGCTGGCTAGGTATTATATTTACAATAATTAGCGTTATAGCCTGTATAAATGCTTTTAACATGATTGATGGCATAGACGGTCTTGCTGGCTCACTGAGTATCCTAACTTTACTTTCAGTTTTTATTTTAATGCTATTGAGTGGCAATTATGCATTTGCTTATCTGCCACTTATTATTGTTGCGACAGTTGTGCCTTATTTAGCGTTTAACTTAGGTGTTAAAGGCCATAAAAATAAAAAAATATTTATGGGTGACGCAGGCTCAATGTTTATTGGTTTAAGCGTAATATGGTTTTTGATGGTGAGTACACAAGCGAGTGAGCCAGCATTTAGACCCGTTACTGCATTATGGATAATCGCAGTGCCATTGATGGATATGATGGCTATAATAATACGTCGCACACGTAAAGGTATTTCCCCGTTTCATGCAGATAGAGATCACTTGCATCATATTTTTATGAGAGTAGGCTTCAGCCCTCGTAGAGCTTTGAGTGCAATATTATTTTTTGCAATTGTAATGAGTTCAATAGGGATAATCGGTGAAATATTACAAGTACCAGAGTGGTTAATGCTTACGTTATTTATACTTGTTTTTGTATTTTACGCATTAGCATTACAGCATTGCTGGAAAGTAGCGCGTTTTTTAAGAAAAAAAAATAGTAAGCATTCATGA
- the hscB gene encoding co-chaperone HscB — protein sequence MRYFELFAVPVDYNIDLATVNKHYLELQRTVHPDRHANASSRDKLMAVQSAAEINDALQILKHPVKRAEYMLSELGVDIRAEQQTLQDPMFLMQQMELREELEELTSASDPDTAIANFEKQIKQLNNQYSAQLAEQLASNDEQQYQLAADNIRRLKFVYKLRDELERIEDSLFDD from the coding sequence ATGCGTTACTTTGAATTATTTGCAGTCCCCGTTGATTACAATATTGATTTAGCAACAGTTAACAAGCACTACTTGGAATTACAGCGTACTGTACATCCTGATCGCCACGCGAATGCGAGCAGCCGCGATAAATTAATGGCCGTGCAAAGCGCCGCCGAAATTAACGATGCGTTGCAAATATTAAAGCACCCAGTAAAGCGTGCCGAGTACATGCTGAGCGAGCTAGGCGTTGATATTCGTGCAGAGCAGCAAACCTTACAAGATCCAATGTTTTTAATGCAGCAAATGGAACTTCGCGAAGAACTTGAAGAGCTAACATCAGCAAGCGATCCTGATACTGCGATTGCAAATTTTGAAAAACAAATTAAGCAACTAAACAATCAATACAGTGCACAACTTGCTGAACAACTAGCAAGTAACGATGAGCAGCAATATCAACTTGCAGCAGATAATATTCGCAGACTGAAGTTTGTTTATAAGTTACGCGACGAACTTGAACGTATTGAAGATAGTTTATTTGACGATTAA